The genome window TGATTCCCGCACCAATTTCACTGGCAACGGTGTACATATCCAGTCCCAGATCATAGGCCCGGTCCCTGTCAATCACGACTTCCAGCTGGGGCAGCCCCTCTTCCATATCGGTCGTGGGTTCTGTCACACCGGGTAAATTATCCGCCAGCATCTCTTTTAACTCATCCGCAAAGGCAATGGCCGCATCCAGGTCATCCGACTGAACCAGAATATCCACCGGATTATCATTCCCCATTCCAGGCCCCCGGGAGGTAAATTCAAGAACAGCCCCGGGAAAGTCATTGAAATGCTGCCGCAGGATGGTTTTCATCTCGGCAACCGTAACGGTCTGATCCACAGCATCGGGCAGGTTCACTTCCACTGAGGACTTATTTGTGTAGGTACTTCCACCAAAACGTCCGGACTCACCCACGGAGACAATCATATTTTCATAGCCCCCGATCTCCTCAAAAAGGGCTACCAGCTGGAGGGTATCATGCTCGGTCTCAGCCAGAGGAGTTCCCATGGGTAACTCTAATGAAATGGTCAGAGAATCTTCACTCATAGGAGGGGCCAGGCTCACACCCAGTTGAGAGAACTGCATCATTGAGAAAACAAAGATCAGAACAACCAGAGTAAGAACTTTCCCCTTATGATCCAACAGGCGGGAAAGGAATTTTTTGTAGTTATTATCCAAATTCACAAAGCCCTGTTCAAAAAAACTATCGATCCGGCTCAGACTCTTAAACCGGAGGGGTTTTTGCTTTCTCGTATACACCTTGAGATAGTTCGCCGACATGGCGGGAACAAAGGTCAGAGCCACAATCAGGGAGACAGTCAAGGCGATGACGATAGTATAGGCAAGGGATTGAAGCATCTGTCCAAACATATCCAGATTATCTGCAAAGAGAATAATGGGAATGAAGACGCAGATCGTTGTGAGAGTGGATGCAGAGATAGACATCATCATCTCCCGGCTTCCCAGGATAGCGGAGGCTTTCAGCTTGGTCCCCCTCTCACGGAATCGGAAAATATTTTCCTGAACAACGATGGAGCAGTCCACAACCATCCCCAGTCCCAGGATGAGGCCAGTCAGGGTCATGAGGTTCATGGAAAGGCCCATAAAATACATAAAAAGGACCGTAATAAAAATGGAAATGGGAATAGACAGGGCAATGATGATGGTACTGGACCAGGTCCTCAGAAAAAAGAAGAGAACCACCATCGCCAGGAGTATTCCCTCAAAGAGGGAGAGATAAGTCTGAGACATAATGGATGAAATCTGGTCGGAATCATCCGAGAGGATCACAAGGTTCACACCATCTGGCAATTCATCATTTATAGATTTCAGCTGTGCCCGTATCGCATCTGAAACAGCAATACTGTTGGCATCTGATTCCTTCTGAACCGAGAGGGTCACCCCAAACTGTCCATTCACATAGACCCGTTCCTCCTCGTCTTCATACCCCAGACTGACATCTGCCAGATCTTTTAAGAGGATGTCCCCTGAGATAACAACATTGGCAATCTCATCCAGACTGGTGAACTCCGCATCTGTTCGAATCAGGTAATTGGTCTGCCCATCCTGAATGCTCCCTGAGCCGAGCTGATAGTTTTGCTTGTCTAATGCGCTGGCGACCTGAGTGAGAGTCAGATTATACGCTTCCAGACGGTTCTGGGAGAGTTCTACATGAACAATCTTGTCCTGTCCGCCGTAAATACTCGTGGATGCCACCCCTCCCAGACGTTCAAGAAGAGACTGAACCGTATTATCCGCAATGGCACGGAGTTCATTCTGAGACAGATTTCCTTCAAGCCCTAGACTCATGATGGGCTTATCATCAGTACTCATCTTATACATCACGGGAGTATTCGCATCATCGGGAAGAAAATCAGTCACCATATCCAGCTTGTCCCGGATATCATTGGAGGCATCATCCAGATCTTTTGAATAATCGAACTCCAGATTGATCAGACTGGATCCTTCGGAGGAAGTGGAGGTGATAGACTCCAGGTCACTCACATTGGAAAGTGCCTTTTCAAGGGTCTCTGTGACATTCTGCTCCACATCTTCAGGACCGGCACCGGAATAGCTTGTACTGACCATGATGACTGGCCGTTCCATATCCGGAAAGAGTTCCACCGGAATAGAGGGGACCAGAAAGGCCGCCAAACCTATAAATAGTGCAAATATAATGACAACCGTAACGGGACGGTGTACAACAGTTTCTGTTAAATTCATGAATATGCTCCCTTACTCTGTAACTCTGACAGAGGAACCGTCTTGAAGCATGGTTTGTCCTCTGACAATCACCCGGTCACCAGCAGAAAGTCCGCTAAGAACCTCGACCCTGCCGTCCAGAACCAATCCTGTTTCCACAAATGTCTGGAGAGCCGTGTTATCCGGTGAAACAATATAAACAAAACGAGAGTCATCACCTTCAATCAAACTCTCCGAAGGAATGGTAAGAACATCTTCTTTCTTCTCTGTGATCAATTTGATGGATCCGAACATCCCCGATTTAACCCGACCGTCTTCGTTCTCCAGTGAAATCTTAATTTCCATGGTCCGGGAGCTTTTATTCAAAACAGGACTGATTTCAGAAACAAAGCCTGAAAAGACTTCACCAGGGAAAGGGGCAAACCCGATTTCGGCTCGTTGCCTTAGTTTAATTGACGCCATATCTTTTTCAGAAATGAAGCTATCCAACTGCATATTTGTTAGATCTCCCACAGTAGCCAGGGGAACTTGAGTGGTTGAGATGGTAGCCCCCACATTATAGGGAAGATCTGTGACAATACCGCTTATGGTAGACTTTACAGGACTGGCGACATAGATCTGTCCTGGTAAGGAGGGGTCCACTTCTGCAATAATCTGCCCTTTACGGACATAATCCCCCAGAGACACTGAAAGCTTTGTCAGTTTTCCTGCTGCATCTGGATAAATATCCACACTGGTTTCGGCAATCACATCCCCGTTGAACTTCAGGTAGTTTTCCATGATTCCCGGTTCCATTGTTTCAACCAGGACCGAATAGGTCACAGATTCTTCTGAACCACTATCCCCTCCTGGACGTCCTCCTGGACCTCCAGGAGCGCCGCTAATGGGAGCATCTTTGCCAAAGACAGAGAAGGCCATCGCCCCCAAAACAACGACAATCAATACAATCAGGGCAATACCCATCATCCGGGCCTGTTTCTTATTCTTTATGTCTTCCATTATGATTCTCCTTGTATCTCATCTAAAGTGCTATTGAGGGCATATTCCAAATCAATCAACCCGGATAAATAGCTGTAACGGCTTTGAAGAAGGTCTTCATTTGCCGACAGAAGCTTGTTTTGTGCATCTTCCAGATCCAAAAGCTCCTTAGTTCCAAACTCATAAGCCGATTCTGTCATCTCATAGGTTTTCTGTGCCAGTTCCACGCTGAAGGCAGTTATTTCAATATTCTCTAAATATCCTTCAAGCTGCATTACGAGGGTATGGATATCCTGCTCTGCGGAATCCATGATTTCCTGAAGCTGCAAACGGGCTTGCTCTACCTCACGGACCGTATCTTTGATCTCCAGCGTATCCTCGGAACCAGGGATAAAACCATTCAGAGGCAACGAAAGGGAGAGTGTAAGCGAAACAGCATCATTCCAATCCAGATCTGATGCATCATAGGCATAATTGCTCCAATCTCCGCTCAGACTTATAGAGGGGGAACGCTTACTAAAATTGGTAGCCTCCTTGAGATTTTCCTGAATATCCAGATTCTTAACAGCACTCTGAACATCCAATCTTTTGGCCATAAACTTATTAATCAAAGACGAGGCATCCAGATCTAAAACCGGAGTATCCAGAGATCCAGTGACATCAATCTCTTGATTAAGATCCAATCCTAAAAGATTTTTAAAAGACATCAGCTGTGTCTCATAGGATGTTTTGGTATTGGTATAGGACGGCCGGATGCTCTCATAAGAGTTCCTAGATTCCAGGACCGAAAGCTCAGAAGCCAGACCGTTTTCAAAATTTGTTTTAGTCTGGATATAGCGCTTCTCGGCCAGATCTAGGTTCTTTTTCACCAGTTCCAGATTTTCCTTATTCGCCAGCAGGTAGTAAAACTGCTTTCTTACGCTACTAATCAGCTGATTCTTGGCAGTTTCATAGGAAAGAGACTGTGAATCATAACTAAGCTGATCCGCATCCATAGCCTGAATGGCCGCATAGTTTAGAGTCAAAGAAGCATCAACTGATCCCCAGACTGTCCAACTATCACCATCCTTGGAGGAATCCACCGTAAACAACTCTTCAGAACGGGTCGTCCCACCTGAGACACTGAAATCCGGTAGGAACACATTCCAGCTATTTTCATTGGATTCTTGGCTGCTTTCCAAATCCAGCAGATTGGATTTAAGACTGAGGTTTTGCCCCAGGGCCAAGCTGACAGCCAGATCCTCTGTTAAGATTAAGGGCTCTTGGGCTGACAGGGACATTGTCACTCCTGCCAATATTAGAAATAAACAGTAGACTTTTCTCATAAACTTATCCTTTTCATTTTTGCTGTCACCCTGCATAAGCAGGAACCATGCCAATTCATTAAAGGTTGTTTAGAGGCTCTCTTTAATGTAAAAAGGAAAATTTAGATGTGCAGATTTTTCACAGCTGTCGTTTTTTTCACAGCAGACTTGAGCTTTGAAAG of Oceanispirochaeta crateris contains these proteins:
- a CDS encoding efflux RND transporter permease subunit is translated as MNLTETVVHRPVTVVIIFALFIGLAAFLVPSIPVELFPDMERPVIMVSTSYSGAGPEDVEQNVTETLEKALSNVSDLESITSTSSEGSSLINLEFDYSKDLDDASNDIRDKLDMVTDFLPDDANTPVMYKMSTDDKPIMSLGLEGNLSQNELRAIADNTVQSLLERLGGVASTSIYGGQDKIVHVELSQNRLEAYNLTLTQVASALDKQNYQLGSGSIQDGQTNYLIRTDAEFTSLDEIANVVISGDILLKDLADVSLGYEDEEERVYVNGQFGVTLSVQKESDANSIAVSDAIRAQLKSINDELPDGVNLVILSDDSDQISSIMSQTYLSLFEGILLAMVVLFFFLRTWSSTIIIALSIPISIFITVLFMYFMGLSMNLMTLTGLILGLGMVVDCSIVVQENIFRFRERGTKLKASAILGSREMMMSISASTLTTICVFIPIILFADNLDMFGQMLQSLAYTIVIALTVSLIVALTFVPAMSANYLKVYTRKQKPLRFKSLSRIDSFFEQGFVNLDNNYKKFLSRLLDHKGKVLTLVVLIFVFSMMQFSQLGVSLAPPMSEDSLTISLELPMGTPLAETEHDTLQLVALFEEIGGYENMIVSVGESGRFGGSTYTNKSSVEVNLPDAVDQTVTVAEMKTILRQHFNDFPGAVLEFTSRGPGMGNDNPVDILVQSDDLDAAIAFADELKEMLADNLPGVTEPTTDMEEGLPQLEVVIDRDRAYDLGLDMYTVASEIGAGINGKTATTYRVGGEELDVELILRETDRSSVPDLSKIFVVNSSGTRIAVSNVAHFIKSSGPVSINRDNETTVVHVTGGLMTGYASTEAQKDIQNLIDTQIVVPDDVSYSLGGDFEDISSMGHEMLIIAIIAILLVFGIMAAQFESLKDPFIIFFTIPLMMIGVVWFYTLSGNTFSMMSGVGLVVLVGLVVNSGIVLVDYTNMLLKRGHNLRDACVNAAGNRLRPILMSTATTILGMFPLAFFGGAGTEQVQPIAQTIIGGLFVSTLMTLFVTPLLFAGLNRRKYA
- a CDS encoding efflux RND transporter periplasmic adaptor subunit, with translation MEDIKNKKQARMMGIALIVLIVVVLGAMAFSVFGKDAPISGAPGGPGGRPGGDSGSEESVTYSVLVETMEPGIMENYLKFNGDVIAETSVDIYPDAAGKLTKLSVSLGDYVRKGQIIAEVDPSLPGQIYVASPVKSTISGIVTDLPYNVGATISTTQVPLATVGDLTNMQLDSFISEKDMASIKLRQRAEIGFAPFPGEVFSGFVSEISPVLNKSSRTMEIKISLENEDGRVKSGMFGSIKLITEKKEDVLTIPSESLIEGDDSRFVYIVSPDNTALQTFVETGLVLDGRVEVLSGLSAGDRVIVRGQTMLQDGSSVRVTE
- a CDS encoding TolC family protein: MRKVYCLFLILAGVTMSLSAQEPLILTEDLAVSLALGQNLSLKSNLLDLESSQESNENSWNVFLPDFSVSGGTTRSEELFTVDSSKDGDSWTVWGSVDASLTLNYAAIQAMDADQLSYDSQSLSYETAKNQLISSVRKQFYYLLANKENLELVKKNLDLAEKRYIQTKTNFENGLASELSVLESRNSYESIRPSYTNTKTSYETQLMSFKNLLGLDLNQEIDVTGSLDTPVLDLDASSLINKFMAKRLDVQSAVKNLDIQENLKEATNFSKRSPSISLSGDWSNYAYDASDLDWNDAVSLTLSLSLPLNGFIPGSEDTLEIKDTVREVEQARLQLQEIMDSAEQDIHTLVMQLEGYLENIEITAFSVELAQKTYEMTESAYEFGTKELLDLEDAQNKLLSANEDLLQSRYSYLSGLIDLEYALNSTLDEIQGES